tactacctcaagttacttggataaacctactggaaatgagaaaaatggatctagcttcaaaggatccttggatggcttgaaagttcttgaagcagaatcatgacacgaaaacaatttcaagtaagatttccactcgaaataagattgttatagttatagaaattgaattaaagtttgaatatgattattaccttgtattagaaagataacctactgtaagtaacaaaggtttcttgatcttggatgattacttggaatggatttagaaaacttggaagtaaacttgcaatcttggaagtattcttgattttatgaaactagaacttttggaatttatgaagaacacttagaacttgaagatagaactttagagagatcaattagatgaagaaaattgaagaatgaaagtgtttgtaggtgtttttggtcgttggtgtatggattagatataaaggatatgtaattttgttttcatgtaaataagtcatgaatgattactcatatttttgtaattttatgagatatttcatgctatttgccaaatgatggttcccagatgtgttaggtgactcacatgggctgctaagagttgattattggagtgtatataccaatagtacatacatctaaaagctgtggtgcatacgagtagaattattgatgaaactgaacgaggatgtaattgtaagcatttttgttaagtagaagtattttgataagtgtcttgaagtctttcaaaagtgtatgaatacatattaaaacactacatgtatatacattttaactgagtcgttaagtcatcgttagtcgttacaagtaagtgttgttttgaaacctttaggttaacgatcttgttaaatgttgttaacccaatgtttataatatcaaaagagattttaaattattatattatcatgatattatgatgtacgaatatctcttaatatgatatatatacattaaatgtcgttacaacgataatcgttacatatatgtctcgtttcaaaatcattaagttagtagtcttgtttttacatatgtagttcattgttaatatacttaatgatatgtttacttatcataatattatgttaactatatatataaccatatatatgtcatcatatagtttttacaagttttaacgttcttgaatcaccggtcaacttgggtggtcaattgtctatatgaaacctatttcaattaatcaagtcttaacaagtttgattgcttaacatgttggaaacacttaatcatgtaaataacaatttcatttaatatatataaacatggaaaagttcgggtcactacagtgcctcaaggcaaaatgacaaatttcaaaggacaaaaacggccataagaatcagatgtcaggaGTACACGGTCAAACCACAGTCAACCGTACAGTGAGCCGTATGACTTCCAGGCAGATTtatctttcctataaaagccaagccttgaagcatttgaagactcacctcttgcactcatattttctcacacttactgatatcattcttatacttaAGTGTAATCTTTtatagtgattctagcaagagtacttgtaagcttaaagttgtaagtttacttgtaaactatcttcttaaagggatctagaagatagttgtgttttcactaggataaagttcattaggatcttgtggtaagagctataggtgtttgtgaagtcttcaaagggacgtaagagttcacaaggagcggcttatcgaagtactagtgttgtatccagacactccaccgagtttggagtatcatagtgaagaaaaatctcaattcgtagaattgaggagtggattaaggaagattagttaacatcttcccgaaccactataaatcgttgtgtttgttctctcttcccttatctttttaCTTACAATTTAACTTATATTTGTATTGTTAGTATTATTGGAGAACAAAAATTTCAAAACaaactatatcaagttcaagttcaacaaaacgctaaataaattttttaaaatcgactaagtaactattcaccccccctctagttacttacataaataattcataataataataataatataataataataatatataataatatctcaaatttcaaattccttatcaTTTAATATTTTAGTTTTAATAGTAGTAGTAAGTGGTGTAATTCAATTTTATGGGTATTGTAGTACTGCTTTTCTACCATTCTAACCCActgtaagtctccacgtcccaactttattttcaagtatcgttattatcgttattattactattgttgttatttttattatttttatcgtaatttatatttattattatcgtcgttattatcatcatttattatttattattgttatcgtttattattattattattattgttatcatgtccactttatataatttatattttcatACCGTTGTAATGTCCAACTAAATACCCATAGTGGTGACTATAATGTACAACCTCTGGACGAATGGATTGAatcatattataatattatgatgtaactttgactatttaatattaagtttaatcactgactcattgttatataatttaatattttcacccctatcacataatttattaaattgataagcgaaagttaattaaatttacataaattgtgcttcaacacctcagtgatctagacggacatatggacaaataattggcaacaatttagaagtgtgattcggtagtttgggtaatattatagtttatataatcgtgtaattataaaaagggaagaccgttataattttggtattagcgaaagttaaaaccggattaaatctcaatttgaatagtgggggtataatttaattcgctaaaatgagatctaacgaaagttagatttaattttagttaattaaatctttataaatcgaaagataaaatataaggatatatattaaaacatcgtaatcggacttaaaaacaatcaataatccagaggggacatattttagtagccactactttactTTAAATCTCATCAATTTCAATTTTTACTACGTAGATAAATTCTATTTACTTTTTACCGTATTACTTTTTACCACATAGtaaattttaattactttttactattttactatattgccatgaaaaaccttatttcttctattttgtcaaattagtataaattgtatttttactttcgttaatttagttatttcattttagttaaatttaaatttcgttcaattaagtagtaaagcctaatccaaaatcacccttttaaatagtttaacttttagcaattaaaaatcttgaaaactccattttcctgtggaacgaaccggatttaccaaataaaatattactatacgaatgggactagttgcctatatgtgtgaaatcaatccgaaatcataaaaatgccatataatcacaaccaattcgtgtaataaaataaattcaaatccgttcaaaataaaaggacacgatcaCGCACATCACACACCAATACTAGCAACCCGTCTTTGACTAGTGGTTGTTTCACCGTGATCCATTTCGCCGTTACATGTCTTTTTCATCACGGAAGCTCAGGCATTTAATTGTTGTACATTTTACGTTATTACTTGTACCTTAAATTGATTAATTAATTTAGTAGGTGTGAGGAAGTATGTGATGGGTACGTCATGGATGTTAGCAGTTAGTGGTTGGTTAGTGATCGGAAGAAGGTGCTGATGTGGCACTGATGTGGCAGTCCGTGATACCATGACCTACGTCATGGTTAAGAGTGGTCTAAGAGTTGTTCCTTTTGATTTTTAGATAATTCGGAGGAAATGATTACAGGAAGTTCAGAATTATCTTTTAAAAATACGTATTCTAGATGAGAAGGTGATTCTTTTAATTCTAATTTAGGTGGTGCTTCGAGAGAGTGTTGTATTCTTAATTCGTCAGTTATAGGTTCATGTTCTTCCTCTATTAGTTCATTCATTTCATCTTTCATTAGCTCCTCAAATTCATCATCAAGGTTCTCTTCTTTTATTTCACATACGAATTCATTTATATCCATTAATAAAAATTCATCGAATTCTTCTTCAATACATGTTTCTACATATTTTATTGTAGGGTAAGTGAGATCCAGTTCAAGTTGATTATTTAAAGTGATTCTATCATTACCTATGCCCAAACTATATGTATTAGTCTGCATTTGAAATTCAAAAGCAGCAGTTCTTAGAAATGGTCTACCTAATATTATTGGTATTttatcattttctttcaattctagGATAACGAAATTGGCGGGAAAAGTGAACTTGTCAATTTTTACGGGTATATTTTCGGCTATTCCCATTGGATAATTAAAAGAACTATCGACCAGACAAATAGACATTCTAGTGGGAGTTAATTCTCCTAGACCTAGTCTTttatataatgaatatggcattaaatttattctAGAACCTGTATCTGCTAATGCTTGATGTATTCTAGAGTTATTAAATGAGCATGAGACAGTGATACTTCCTGATTCTCCTAATTTTTCAGGTGTGTCATACTTTTGAAAGATAGCTTTAcatttttttattatgaacatagaAGATTTTTCAGCGTCTTTACCTTTATTAGATAATAAAGTTTTTAAACCTTTTCCATAATGTGGATTCTCTTTTAAGAAATCTATTAAAAGTATGTTAACGTTTATCTGATTGAACATATTAGCACAGTTTTCTAGTCGTTTTTGTTGTTTCTCTTTCCTAATTTGTTGAGGGTATGGAATAGGTTCTAAGGGTTCGTCAATTTTGGGCGGTGTAGCTTTTTTAGCAGGAGTGTCATCAATACTCTTTTCATTACTAGTTTCCCTGAGTGATTCCTGGTTTTCCTCTTGACTAGGCATAATAGGATCTTGTGTTGTTTTACCACTCCTAGTACTTATAGCTTGAATTTCTTGATTTCTCCTAGGGTTTTCTAATGTATTAGATGGTAATGTTTCAGTTTTCCTAATAGCTAATTGTTTAGATAAGATTCCTAAATCCTTTTCTAGGTTAAGTATCAAGTTTTGATGAGTATGATAAAGCTCGgagattttatataaaataatattatttagttcAGTCTGATTATAAATATAGCCTtgtatcatatcttttaatcctttACTTATAGTTTCTTCTTGCGAGATGTGAGAGACATTTCCTAAAATGAATTTTTCTTTTAATTTCTTTAGCTCCTTTTCTAAAATTTCTATTTTACCTTGTAAAGTGGTTATTTCATTTTTTACTTAAATTTTATCTTACTATTAATTACTATTTGCTTGGTACCAATCATGTGATTGAATGACTAATTCGGAAATTAATTGTTGTACGTCCTCGGGAGTCTTAGAAGGAGTTGACCCACCAACGACGGCATCAATTTCTTTTCTAGTAGTaattgttatatttttataaaaatgcatTAATCTTTGAACATCATTTAGTCTGTGTTAAGGGCATGATTTTATTAATTTTTCATATCTAGTCCAAGTATCATATCTAGTCCAAGTATCATATAAAATTTCTTGAGGGCCTTGTTTAAATTGAGTTATCTCATTTTATAGTCTTATCATTTTAAAAGGTGGAAAGAATCGTTCTAAGAATTTTTCAACCATTTGATCCCATGTAGAGATTTTTCTTTCAGCAAGTTGGTTAAACCAGTCCTTGGCTTCTCCCTTGAGTGTCCAAGGAAAAAGGATAAGATAAATGTATTCGTCTTCTATCTCATTATATTTAAATAACGTACATATACTAGTAAAATTACGAAGATGTTGGTAAGCATCTTCTTCAATAGTTCCGTTGAAGTGGCATTCTTCTTTAATTAAGTCTAATATTTGTTTTTCAATAGTGAAATTAGTTTTAATAGTTGGCGGAATTATAGCAATTCCATGAATTTGTCTTAATGCTTTTAGGTGATCTTCCATAGAAAGTTTTGGATCATTCATtgtatatttttaagtattttaaGTTATTCACCAATAAATGGTCGTCAATGTCTAGGTTCcggcaggaccctttaaatcggaagcacaACAACCTTTCCCTAAAAGAGGACAGTCACCACTTGTATTTGGTgttttagttataatttatattcTTATGATTTCActgcgatccccggcagcggcgccaaaaagttgatgtgtcaaaagtgtgcagTAGTGCGTGTCTTTTAatctaacttttaaatttataatatcttaatttacggtttacttttaacaccctaacgagcaacaaaactcgATCATATGTAATTTAGTATTTAGTAActtaaggttcgtcccaagagaacgagtgaatttaaaacataaaactttgattttgagatttggttGGTTTAAGGAAATAAAGAACAAATAAATTGCAAGTAAATAAATTGaataaacaatattaaataaaaacacatGTTTGAACCTTTCACACCTTGCTCACAATTGCATTGAATTAAAACCAAACTCAGATTTATTAATGACCTAAAAATATCTAATCCAAGATTAGTTGATCAGGTTAATCATAGAATAGATGTCTAGATTTATTGCTTGCTTAAGACCTGATAATAGATTTAGTATGATTAACCAAACCCTGATTATAGTTACTAGCTACAATCCTCACTATTATATTGATcctattttattatatttaagtttactaagttttagacctagtgatgttctagttaaaactTAATAGTAATTGACTAACATAAATCAGACTAATCAAACAGTGGTATTTTAATCAGACATAAGACATAACAGAAAATCCGGAGATTCTGCCAAATTTAACTGTTTCTGTAATTAAATGATAAAGCCGGCGGCTTGGTCAACGAAGCCTGCGACTTCGTTGGCTCTGTAGAATATTTTCGCTGAATATTGTTTTATTTTATCTGAGTCTAAATCATAATGAATATCATTATAAATTGATGAAGCCGGCGGATCTGGTATATGAAGCCGACGCCTTCATACACCAGGTCCGATTTTCTGTTTTTGTTCATATAGTTCGAATAATTGAGCAATGTCCACAAGGTGTTACATAGTTCAAGCATATGTAAGGCTATTAGCCCATAACTAAAGTAAAAACAAATAGAAGACAAGAAGAAATCATACCGACATAAAAGGAACTGAAAAACAAATGCTTGATTAAATAACTTGAATGTTTAAAATAAGCGAAACcctaacttgtagtgacccgaacttttccatgtttatatatattaattgagattgatatttacatgattaaatatttccaacatgttaagcaatcaaacttgttaagacttgattaattgaaatatgtttcatatagacaattgaccacccaagttgaccggtgattcacgaacgttaaaacttgtaaaaactatatgatgacatatatatggatatatatatagttaacatgatactatgataagtaaacatatcattaagtatattaacaatgaactacatatgtaaaaacaagcctactaacttaatgatttttaaacgagacatatatgtaacgattatcgttgtaaagacatttaatgtatatatatcatattaagagatattcatacatgataatatcatgataatataataatttaaaatctcattagatattataaacattgggttaacaacatttaacaagatcgttaacctaaaggtttcaaaacaacacttacatgtaacgactaacgatgacttaacgactcagttaaaatgtatatacatgtagtgttttaatatgtatttatacacttttgaaagacttcaatacacttatcaaaatacttctacttaacaaaaatgcttacaattacatcctcgttcagtttcatcaacaattctactcgtatgcacccgtattcgtactcgtacaatacacagcttttagatgtatgtactattggtatatacactccaatgatcagctctaagcagctcatttgagtcacctaacacatgtgggaaccatcatttggcaactagcatgaaatatctcataaaattacaaaaatatgagtaatcattcatgacttatttacatgaaaacaaaattacatatcctttatatctaatccatacaccaacgaccaaaaacacctacaaacactttcattcttcaattttcttcatctaattgatctctctcaagttctatcttcaagttctaagtgttcttcatatattctacaagttctagttacataaaatcaagaatactttcaagtttgctagctcacttccaatcttgtaaggtgatcatccaaccttaagaaatctttgtttcttacagtaggttatcattctaatacaaggtaataatcatattcaaactttggttcaatttctataactataacaatcttatttcaagtgatgatcttacttgaacttgttttcgtgtcatgattctgcttcaagaacttcgagccatccaaggatccgttgaagctaaatccatttttttcttttccagtaggtttatccaaggaacttaaggtagtaatgatgttcttaacatcattcgattcatacatataaagctatcttattcgaaggtttaaacttgtaatcactagaacatagtctagttaattctaaacttgttcgcaaacaaaagttaatccttctaacttgacttttaaaatcaactaaacacatgttctatatctatatgatatgctaacttaatgatttaaaacctagaaacacgaaaaacaccgtaaaaccagatttacgccgtcgtagtaacaccacgggctgttttgggttagttaattaaaaactatgataaactttgatttaaaagttgttattctgggaaaatgatttttattatgaacatgaaactatatcaaaaaattatggttaaactcaaagtggaagtatgttttctaaaatggtcatctagacgtcgttctttcgactgaaatgactacctttacaaaaatgacttgtaacttatttttccgactataaacctatactttttctgtttagattcataaaatagagttcaatatgaaactatagcaatttaattcactcaaaacggatttaaaatgaagaagttatgggtaaaacaagattggataatttttctcattttagctacgtgaaaattggtaacaaatctattccaaccataacttaatcaacttgtattgtatattatgtaatcttgagatatcatagacatgtatacaatgtttcgacctatcatgtcgacacatctatatatatttcggaacaaccatagacactctatatgtgaatgttggagttagctatacagggttgaggttgattccaaaatatatatagtttgagttgtgatcaatactgagatacgtatacactgggtcgtggattgattcaagataatatttatcgatttatttctgtacatctaactgtggacaactagttgtaggttactaacgaggacagctgacttaataaacttcaaacatcaaaatgtattaaaagtgttgtaaatatattttgaaca
This window of the Rutidosis leptorrhynchoides isolate AG116_Rl617_1_P2 chromosome 7, CSIRO_AGI_Rlap_v1, whole genome shotgun sequence genome carries:
- the LOC139859679 gene encoding uncharacterized protein, with the protein product MIQGYIYNQTELNNIILYKISELYHTHQNLILNLEKDLGILSKQLAIRKTETLPSNTLENPRRNQEIQAISTRSGKTTQDPIMPSQEENQESLRETSNEKSIDDTPAKKATPPKIDEPLEPIPYPQQIRKEKQQKRLENCANMFNQINVNILLIDFLKENPHYGKGLKTLLSNKGKDAEKSSMFIIKKCKAIFQKYDTPEKLGESGSITVSCSFNNSRIHQALADTGSRINLMPYSLYKRLGLGELTPTRMSICLVDSSFNYPMGIAENIPVKIDKFTFPANFVILELKENDKIPIILGRPFLRTAAFEFQMQTNTYSLGIGNDRITLNNQLELDLTYPTIKYVETCIEEEFDEFLLMDINEFVCEIKEENLDDEFEELMKDEMNELIEEEHEPITDELRIQHSLEAPPKLELKESPSHLEYVFLKDNSELPVIISSELSKNQKEQLLDHS